GCTTGTAATGGTTCCAAAACGCCTCCAATTCCAACACCACCCGAAAGATGAACATCTCTTCCAATCTGTGCACAACTTCCAACAGTTGCCCAAGTGTCAACCATGGTTCCTTCATCAACATAAGCACCAATGTTTACATAACTTGGCATTAGAATTACACCTTTTGAAATGTAAGCGCCATATCTTGCTGTTGCTGGTGGAACAACTCTAATTCCTTTTTCTGCATATCCTGTTTTTAGCAACATTTTATCATGATATTCAAAAATTCCGGCTTCCCATGTTTCCATTTTTTGAATTGGGAAATACATAACTACCGCTTTTTTAACCCATTCGTTCACTTGCCAGCCATCGGCTGTTGGTTCTGCAACACGCAATGTTCCTGAATCAAGTAATGCAATTACTTCTCTAATTGCTTTTATAGTAATTTCTTCTTGAAGTAAAGCTCGGTTTTCCCAAGCGGTTTCAATAATATTTTTAAGTGTAACCATCTTTTTTGAATTTAATCTCGTTCGGTTCGACCTTATGGTCTTGGGTGAGCAAAGATAAGTTTTTTAACCTATTGATAAAATTGATTTTTCTTTAACTTTTTCTTTGGTTATTATTAATACTTTTGTTTATCAATCTAATCAATCATGAAATTAAAATTATTTCTAACTTGTTGTTTTATTGCTATTTTACTAAGCTGCCAAAACAAAAAAGAGACAAATCAAGAAAAGAAGTCTTTGTCTTTAAATGATTTCCCAAAAGTAAATAACAATCAAAATTATGTAGGTGTTTATCAAGGCATACTTCCATGTGCTGACTGTGAAGGAATGGAAACAAAAATCACAGTAAACGAAAATAATACATACACCAAATCAGTGCGATATTTAGGAAAAGGAAATAAAATATTTGAACAAAAAGGAACAATTTCGTGGAACACGCTTGGAAATGTTTTAGAATTACTTGAAATTCAAAATTCACCCAATAAATATTTGGTTACTACTGGTAAATTAACTCAATTAGATTTAGAAGGAAAAATAATTGAAGGCAGTTTAGCAAAGGAATATGAGCTTACAAAATTACCTGCACATGCGGTTGAAATAGAAAACAATCAAGTAACAGGTCCAACAGTTAATCTGAATAATAAGTTAGAAGCCACTGCCAAAATTGAGCATGTAAATCCAGCTGTTGGAAAACATACCTTGGCAGAAACCAAATGGAAACTTATAAAGCTTAATGGGAAAACCGTTAAGCAAAAAGGTAGTAAAACCAATTTCATAAAAATGAATTCATCTGATGGAAGATTCAGCGCTTTTGCAGGTTGTAACAACATGATGGGAAGTTATGCTATGCCAAAAGTTAATAGTATTTCTTTTTCTGAAATTGGCGCTACCAGAATGGCTTGTCCTGATATGTCTACCGAAAATGAGTTTATTCGAATGCTGGAAGAAACAACACATTACGTTTTAGATAAAGATAATCTAACTTTTTTTGGCACTAGCAAAACTCCAATTGCTACCTTTGTAGTTGTAAATTAACACAAATGCCAAGAATCCTTGCTATAGATTATGGTTTTAAAAGAACAGGAATTGCAGTTACCGACGAGTTGCAAATCATTGCTTCCGGATTAACTACTGTTCCATCTGATACTGCAATTGCTTTTTTAAAAGACTACTTTTCAAAAGAAAAAGTTGCAAAAGTACTAATTGGCGAACCAAAACAAATGAATGGTCAACCATCTGAAAGTACTCCAGTAATTGAAAAATTTGTTACCGATTTTAAAGTTGCTTTTCCCGAGATGGAAATTGAACGCGTTGATGAGCGATTTACCTCAAAAATGGCATTTCAAACTATGATTGATAGCGGATTGAAAAAGAAGCAACGTCAAAACAAAGCATTGGTTGATGAAATTGCAGCTACTATTTTATTGCAAGAGTATTTAACTCGAAAAATGATTTAAATTAGTTACTTTTGCACTTTTAAAATTAGAAATTATAATATAAAAATCGCTATGATTATTCCAATATACGGTTATGGTGAACCAGTTTTGAGAAAAGTAGCAGAACCAATTGCTGCCGATTATCCTAATCTCAAAGAAATAATAACCAACATGTATGAAACAATGTATAACGCTTATGGTGTTGGACTTGCAGCACCACAAGTCGGCATGGCTATTCGTCTTTTTGTTATAGATACCAAACCTTTTAGTGATGATAAAGATTTATCTAATGAAGAACAAGAACAACTAAAAAACTTCAAGAAAACATTCATCAATGCTAAAATTTTAAAAGAAGAAGGTGAAGAATGGGGTTTCAACGAAGGTTGTTTGAGTATTCCAGATGTTCGTGAAGATGTGTACCGAAAAGAACGAATTACTATCGAATATTGCGAAGAAGACTTTGAGATGAAAACCGAGGTTTTTGATGGTTTAATTGCGCGAGTAATTCAACATGAATACGACCATATCGAAGGAGTTTTATTCACAGATAGAATTTCTTCATTGAAGAAAACATTAATCAAAAAGAAATTGCAAAACATTATGGATGGAAAAGCTTTTCCTGATTATAGAATGAAATTTGCAAACAAAAAAGGAAGATAATTCATAATTCACATATATTTGTCCCATAATAAAATAGTAAAATGAACGTAGAAAAAATTTTAGCAATTGCAGGTAAACCAGGTTTATTCGAATTAAAAATTCAAACACGTACTGGTTTTTTAGCTGAGTCGTTATTAGACGGAAAAAGAATTACAGTAGGAATGAGAAGTAATGTTAGTTTACTTTCTGAAATTTCAATGTATACCTATAGCGAAGAAAAACCATTGGTTGATATCATGCGCGCTATTGCTGTAAAAGAAAACGAAGGACCAACTCCTGTAACTTCAAAAGATGATGCGTCAAAATTGGCGGCTTATTTTGCAGAAATTGTTCCAGACTATGACCAAGAAAGAGTATATGCTTCGGATATTAAGAAATTAATCAATTGGTACAATATTCTTCAAAGCAAAGGATTGGTTTCTAAAGAAGAGCCAAAAGTTGAAAATGCTGAAGCAATCAAAGAACAAGTTGTTGAAGAAGTAAAAGAAAAGAAAACAACTAAAAAAACAGCGAAAAAAGAATAATAGTTCTCATAAAGCAATAAGATAACCTATTACCAATCAGTAATAGGTTTTTTATTTCCAAAGTTTTCTAAAATTGTCATTACCCAAAAATTCAACCAATCCAATATCTCTCAAATAGAGTAATTGCTCCATAATTTTGTCTGTGATATAATAACTATCAGGATAAATTCTTTTTAAATGAGGTTCAAAAGCATTAATTTCTTCTAAAGTAAAATTGATTCTCGGAATTATATCGATACATAAGAAAACCTCTTTTCTCCAATCGGTTAACGTTGTTCGTATAGATTTTGTTGGAACTTCCAGTAAATCGGATGCGCCGTAAACTGTTTCAAATTCTATTAAAGGAAATTTATTCTTTTTTATAGGTATTTTTGATAATATTTCTTTAGCAGTAACTAAGTTTCCAATGGAAACGATATTCGTATTTTCGTGATTCGATAATGAATTAAAATCTTCCACAACTTTAGATACAATTGCTTCATCCTTAGAATAAATACCATATTCAAAATTTTTACTCAAACCACTATCCGTAAGATTTCCTGAACTTATGATAACTTCTTTATCATCAAATAAATAAATTTTAGAATGAAGTTTAGAGTAATTTTTAATAACTCCGTCAGCATGACTTATCTTCATAAGTGCATCAATATCCAACGAGCCAGAATAGGTGTGACTTAATTTAAAAGAAGTAATAAGTTCAAGCGAAGTATCAGGATGCTTTGCTTCGAGCATTTCGCTGCAAATAGGTTCTTTCAGAAAAGGAGAGGTTATTTTTATTGAGGTCTTAGCGTTGGCAACCAATTCCAGGAATTGGTCTTTCCAAGGTGTGGTTAGTATTTTCATTTAATCATTCAGAATATTTTAATAATAAACAATAATACTTTTAAGTTTTTTTTGGCTATAAAAATGCGCAATGGTAAATGTAGCAATTAAGTAGTTATAAATAGTGTTTGCTTAACAAATATTTATATTCATTTTCTAAAATTAAAAATAAACTATTCCTTATTTTAGCACAAAACAACTTTAAACAGTAAACATGCAGTTAACACAAGCCAGCAGCAATGAATTAAAGGCAATCATGGAAATTGTTCATCAAGCACAGCTCTTTTTGGCTTCACTTGGAATTGACCAATGGCAGAATGGTTATCCTGATGAAAATGTTATCCTAAATGATATTGCCAACAATGAAAGTTTTGTAGTTAAAAATAATGAAAATGAAATCATGGGAATCGCAATGTTTACCACCAGAACCGAACCTACTTATAAGATTATTGAAGGCAATTGGTTAACCAGCGACGATGCAAAATATGGAGTGATTCATAGAATGGCAGTTGCTGATAAGTTTAGAAGTTTTGGTATAGCCAAATTTGTTTTCCGTCAATGTGAAGACTATTTAAAACAAAACAATATTTCCTCCATGCGTATTGATACTCATCAGGATAACAAAGGAATGCAAAGTTTACTCCAAAAATCAGGATATCACTATTGCGGAATTATTTATTTAGCCAATGGCGACAAACGATTGGCTTTTGAAAAAATAATAATCTAAAAAAGTGAATTACTTTTTAATAAGTTAAAATCCTATTGCGATAAAAAGCCATAGGATTTTTTATTTTTACTAAAAATACTGTCCAAATGAACACGCGCCAACAACAACTTGAAGCTTTTAATCGATTGCTTGACATCATGGATGATCTTCGTGAAAAATGTCCTTGGGATAAAAAGCAAACGCTCGAAAGCCTACGTCATTTAACCATCGAGGAAACTTATGAATTGGGCGATGCCATACTGGATAATGATTTGCAAGAGATAAAAAAAGAACTGGGCGATTTGTTGCTACACATTGTTTTCTATGCTAAGATTGGTAGCGAAACCAATGATTTTGATATTGCCGATGTAGCCAATTCTATTTCTGATAAACTTATTGATAGACATCCACACATTTATGGAGATGTAGTGGTGGAGAATGAAGAACAGGTAAAACAAAACTGGGAAAAATTAAAACTCAAAGAAGGGAAAAAATCTGTTTTGGAAGGAGTACCAAAAAGTTTACCAGCATTAGTAAAAGCAAGCCGAATTCAGGATAAAGTAAAAGGTGTTGGCTTCGATTGGGAAGAACCACATCAGGTTTGGGACAAAGTTCAGGAAGAACTCAATGAACTTCAGGAAGAAGTAAAAGCCAACAATCAAGATAAGATAGAATCAGAGTTTGGCGATGTACTGTTTTCCATGATAAACTACGCTCGCTTTTTGAACGTCAATCCCGAAGACGCTTTAGAACGCACCAACAAAAAATTCATTAAACGTTTTATGTACCTTGAAAGCAAAGCAGGCGAATTGGGTAAACCACTAGCCGATATGACACTTGGAGAGATGGACGTTTTTTGGGAAGAAGCAAAAAAACTTTAGCCAGTTAAAAAGTTTAGGAGGTGATAAGTTTAGAAGAGAATATATTTATTTTAAATACTATATTTGAAACTATTAACCTTTAACTCTTTTAAACTTCTAACCTCTTAACCTTATAACCAATAACCATGACACAAGAAAAACACCATTTACAGCGCAGCTTAGGATTAATAGATGCCACGAGTATTGTTGCCG
The window above is part of the Flavobacterium sp. PMTSA4 genome. Proteins encoded here:
- a CDS encoding copper resistance protein NlpE N-terminal domain-containing protein; the encoded protein is MKLKLFLTCCFIAILLSCQNKKETNQEKKSLSLNDFPKVNNNQNYVGVYQGILPCADCEGMETKITVNENNTYTKSVRYLGKGNKIFEQKGTISWNTLGNVLELLEIQNSPNKYLVTTGKLTQLDLEGKIIEGSLAKEYELTKLPAHAVEIENNQVTGPTVNLNNKLEATAKIEHVNPAVGKHTLAETKWKLIKLNGKTVKQKGSKTNFIKMNSSDGRFSAFAGCNNMMGSYAMPKVNSISFSEIGATRMACPDMSTENEFIRMLEETTHYVLDKDNLTFFGTSKTPIATFVVVN
- the mazG gene encoding nucleoside triphosphate pyrophosphohydrolase, with amino-acid sequence MNTRQQQLEAFNRLLDIMDDLREKCPWDKKQTLESLRHLTIEETYELGDAILDNDLQEIKKELGDLLLHIVFYAKIGSETNDFDIADVANSISDKLIDRHPHIYGDVVVENEEQVKQNWEKLKLKEGKKSVLEGVPKSLPALVKASRIQDKVKGVGFDWEEPHQVWDKVQEELNELQEEVKANNQDKIESEFGDVLFSMINYARFLNVNPEDALERTNKKFIKRFMYLESKAGELGKPLADMTLGEMDVFWEEAKKL
- a CDS encoding DUF5606 family protein; its protein translation is MNVEKILAIAGKPGLFELKIQTRTGFLAESLLDGKRITVGMRSNVSLLSEISMYTYSEEKPLVDIMRAIAVKENEGPTPVTSKDDASKLAAYFAEIVPDYDQERVYASDIKKLINWYNILQSKGLVSKEEPKVENAEAIKEQVVEEVKEKKTTKKTAKKE
- the def gene encoding peptide deformylase: MIIPIYGYGEPVLRKVAEPIAADYPNLKEIITNMYETMYNAYGVGLAAPQVGMAIRLFVIDTKPFSDDKDLSNEEQEQLKNFKKTFINAKILKEEGEEWGFNEGCLSIPDVREDVYRKERITIEYCEEDFEMKTEVFDGLIARVIQHEYDHIEGVLFTDRISSLKKTLIKKKLQNIMDGKAFPDYRMKFANKKGR
- a CDS encoding phospholipase D-like domain-containing protein, encoding MKILTTPWKDQFLELVANAKTSIKITSPFLKEPICSEMLEAKHPDTSLELITSFKLSHTYSGSLDIDALMKISHADGVIKNYSKLHSKIYLFDDKEVIISSGNLTDSGLSKNFEYGIYSKDEAIVSKVVEDFNSLSNHENTNIVSIGNLVTAKEILSKIPIKKNKFPLIEFETVYGASDLLEVPTKSIRTTLTDWRKEVFLCIDIIPRINFTLEEINAFEPHLKRIYPDSYYITDKIMEQLLYLRDIGLVEFLGNDNFRKLWK
- a CDS encoding GNAT family N-acetyltransferase, translated to MQLTQASSNELKAIMEIVHQAQLFLASLGIDQWQNGYPDENVILNDIANNESFVVKNNENEIMGIAMFTTRTEPTYKIIEGNWLTSDDAKYGVIHRMAVADKFRSFGIAKFVFRQCEDYLKQNNISSMRIDTHQDNKGMQSLLQKSGYHYCGIIYLANGDKRLAFEKIII
- the ruvX gene encoding Holliday junction resolvase RuvX; its protein translation is MPRILAIDYGFKRTGIAVTDELQIIASGLTTVPSDTAIAFLKDYFSKEKVAKVLIGEPKQMNGQPSESTPVIEKFVTDFKVAFPEMEIERVDERFTSKMAFQTMIDSGLKKKQRQNKALVDEIAATILLQEYLTRKMI
- a CDS encoding 2,3,4,5-tetrahydropyridine-2,6-dicarboxylate N-succinyltransferase yields the protein MVTLKNIIETAWENRALLQEEITIKAIREVIALLDSGTLRVAEPTADGWQVNEWVKKAVVMYFPIQKMETWEAGIFEYHDKMLLKTGYAEKGIRVVPPATARYGAYISKGVILMPSYVNIGAYVDEGTMVDTWATVGSCAQIGRDVHLSGGVGIGGVLEPLQAAPVIIEDGAFIGSRCIVVEGVRIEKEAVLGANVCLTASTKIIDVTGSEPKEYKGFVPARSVVIPGSYTKTFAAGDYQVPCALIIGQRKPSTDLKTSLNNALREYDVAV